One Rhododendron vialii isolate Sample 1 chromosome 2a, ASM3025357v1 genomic region harbors:
- the LOC131314590 gene encoding puromycin-sensitive aminopeptidase, translated as MMARLILPCKGSGLSKTCILGLISSAHQFQTSCPVRSTGQSAKNISRYRNYLSLEVAHQKFHWFPYPSLSRAKQFSRRLICSVGTEAAPKQVEESKMDTPKEVFLKDYKLPDYYFDTVDLKFSLGEEKTIVCSSITVYPGVEGCTSPLVLDGQDMKLVSIKVNGKDLKEEDFHLDSRHLTLSSPPSGKFTLEIVNEICPQKNTSLEGLYKTSGNFCTQCEAEGFRKITFYQDRPDIMAKYTCRIEADKSLYPVLLSNGNLIEQGDMEGGRHYALWEDPFKKPCYLFALVAGQLESRDDTFITRSGRKVSLRIWTPAHDIPKTEHAMYSLKAAMKWDEDVFGLEYDLDLFNIVAVPDFNMGAMENKSLNIFNSKLVLASPETATDADYAAILGVIGHEYFHNWTGNRVTCRDWFQLSLKEGLTVFRDQEFSSDMGSRTVKRIADVSKLRNYQFPQDAGPMAHPVRPHSYIKMDNFYTVTVYEKGAEVVRMYKTLLGGHGFRKGMDLYFKRHDGQAVTCEDFFAAMRDANEADFANFLLWYSQAGTPLVKVTSSYNAEAHTYSLKFIQEVPRTPGQPVKEPMFIPVAVGLLDSSGKDMPLSSVYHDGKLESVACGDQAVYSTVLKITKKEEEFVFSDISQRPIPSLLRGYSAPIRLDSDLSDSHLFFLLAHDSDEFNRWEAGQILGRKLMLSLVADFQQNKPLALNPQFVHGFRCILRDSSLDKEFIAKAVTLPGEGEIMDMMEVADPDAVHAVRSFIKKQLASELKEEFLSMVKNNRSSEQYEFDHPNMARRALKNISLGYLASIEEPELTELALNEYRTATNLTDQFSALAAIAQNPGKARDDVLANFYSKWQDDFLVVAKWFSLQAMSDIPGNVENVRKLLSHPAFDLCNPNKVYALIGGFCGSPVNFHAKDGSGYKFLGEMVVQLDKLNPQVASRMVSAFSRWKRYDETRQGLAKAQLEMIMSANGLSENVFEIASKSLAA; from the exons ATGATGGCTCGGTTGATTCTACCATGCAAAGGTTCGGGTTTGTCGAAGACATGTATCTTGGGTTTGATCTCCTCTGCTCAT CAGTTTCAGACCTCTTGTCCTGTCAGATCTACCGGGCAGTCAGCTAAAAATATCTCCAGATATAGGAATTACCTAAGCTTGGAG GTTGCACATCAGAAGTTTCATTGGTTTCCTTATCCTTCATTATCA AGGGCCAAACAATTCAGCAGGAGGCTAATTTGTTCAGTTGGAACAGAAGCTGCACCGAAGCAAGTCGAAGAATCCAAAATGGACACGCCCaaagaagtttttttaaaagattacaagTTGCCTGATTACTACTTTGATACG GTGGATTTAAAATTCTCACTGGGTGAGGAGAAAACAATTGTCTGCTCCAGCATAACTGTCTACCCCGGGGTCGAAG GCTGCACTTCTCCATTGGTATTGGATGGGCAAGATATGAAGCTGGTTTCAATCAAGGTCAATGGCAAGGATCTGAAG GAGGAAGATTTCCACCtggattcacgccatttgactCTCTCATCCCCTCCAAGTGGTAAATTTACGCTGGAAATTGTTAACGAGATATGTCCACAGAAGAACACATCATTAGAG GGACTTTACAAGACATCTGGTAATTTCTGTACACAATGCGAAGCAGAGGGTTTCAGGAAAATTACATTCTATCAG GATCGTCCTGATATTATGGCGAAATACACTTGTCGCATTGAAGCTGATAAGTCATTGTACCCTGTGTTGTTGTCTAACGGAAATCTCATAGAGCAAGGAGACATGGAG GGTGGCAGACATTATGCTCTTTGGGAGGATCCCTTCAAGAAACCTTGCTATCTTTTTGCTTTAGTTGCCGGGCAATTGGAGAGCAGAGATGACACATTTATTACTCGTTCAGGTCGTAAGGTTTCTCTTAGAATCTGGACCCCAGCACATGATATACCAAAAACTGAGCACGCCATGTATTCTCTCAAGGCAGCTATGAAATGGGATGAGGAT gTTTTTGGTCTTGAGTATGACTTGGATCTGTTTAATATCGTAGCTGTCCCAGATTTTAACAT GGGAGCCATGGAAAACAAGAGCTTGAAT ATATTCAATTCCAAGCTTGTCTTGGCATCCCCAGAAACTGCTACAGATGCAGATTATGCTGCGATTTTAGGAGTTATTGGCCATGAG TACTTTCACAACTGGACTGGCAACAG AGTGACATGTCGAGACTGGTTCCAGCTTAGTCTGAAGGAAGGTCTCACTGTTTTCCGTGATCAG GAATTTTCATCCGACATGGGGAGCCGTACGGTTAAGCGGATTGCTGATGTTTCGAAGCTTCGAAATTATCAGTTTCCCCAG GATGCTGGTCCCATGGCTCATCCTGTACGGCCACATTCTTACATTAAG ATGGACAATTTCTACACAG TGACG GTGTATGAAAAG GGAGCTGAAGTTGTGAGGATGTACAAGACCCTATTGGGTGGTCATGGATTTAGAAAA GGCATGGATCTGTATTTCAAGAGGCATGATGGACAAGCTGTAACATGTGAAGATTTCTTTGCTGCCATGCGAGATGCAAATGAGGCGGATTTTGCTAATTTCCTTTTGTG GTATTCTCAAGCTGGAACCCCTCTTGTGAAGGTCACTTCATCCTACAATGCTGAGGCTCATACGTATTCTTTGAAGTTTAT TCAAGAGGTGCCGCGGACTCCAGGGCAGCCAGTGAAAGAACCTATGTTCATTCCTGTGGCAGTAGGTCTGCTGGACTCAAGTGGCAAAGACATGCCTCTTTCCTCTGTGTATCATGATGGGAAGTTGGAATCTGTTGCGTGTGGTGATCAGGCTGTCTACAGTACAGTTCTTAAAATAACAAAG aaagaagaagaatttgtCTTCTCGGATATCTCCCAGCGACCAATTCCATCTTTGTTGAGGGGATACAGTGCTCCTATCCGACTTGACTCTGATCTATCTGACAGCCATCTGTTTTTCCTTCTTGCTCATGATTCAGATGAGTTCAACCG TTGGGAAGCTGGACAGATACTAGGAAGGAAGCTGATGCTCAGCTTGGTTGCTGATTTCCAACAAAATAAACCATTGGCTCTGAATCCACAGTTTGTGCACGGGTTCAGATGTATACTCCGGGACTCTAGTTTAGACAAG GAATTCATTGCTAAGGCAGTAACTCTGCCTGGTGAAGGAGAGATCATGGACATGATGGAAGTTGCCGATCCAGATGCTGTTCATGCAGTTCGGTCTTTCATCAAAAAGCAGCTTGCTTCCGAACTGAAAGAAGAGTTTCTGAGCATG GTGAAAAACAACAGGAGCTCAGAGCAGTATGAGTTTGACCATCCGAATATGGCGAGGCGTGCTCTTAAGAACATTTCACTTG GATATCTTGCATCAATTGAAGAGCCAGAGCTAACTGAGCTTGCATTGAATGAATATAGAACTGCCACAAATTTGACTGACCAATTTTCAGCTCTTGCTGCCATAGCTCAAAATCCTGGAAAGGCCCGTGATGATGTTCTGGCTAACTTTTATAGCAAGTGGCAGGATGACTTCTTG GTTGTGGCTAAATGGTTCTCTCTTCAAGCCATGTCTGACATTCCTGGGAATGTCGAGAATGTTAGGAAACTCCTAAGCCATCCAGCATTTGACCTGTGCAATCCAAACAAG GTGTATGCTCTAATTGGTGGATTTTGTGGGTCTCCTGTGAATTTTCATGCTAAAGATGGCTCAGGGTACAAATTCTTGGGGGAAATGGTGGTGCAGTTGGACAAACTGAATCCTCAG GTTGCCTCACGCATGGTCTCAGCCTTCTCTAGATGGAAGCGATATG